One window from the genome of Populus alba chromosome 15, ASM523922v2, whole genome shotgun sequence encodes:
- the LOC118033404 gene encoding uncharacterized protein, with translation MALDHDSAEGDHLMNVERDKCLEDTINNNASEAVFSEQEGALPIKNIALHSVLAKAILKYSRKKRKRAKKTSSLLKDTSIVNNTFHSVLTKRKCNVLLKYSRNRRKKSSSFVYHRKMIESHDSSQHCAEPMVVAGQTSLDQSNEVRSFHVMENNVERVQVVEHAAPVQVAANVLVEMSSDCSPGDFACEESKITEIRNSVDVEASVKEVKIPQACALERPHIGRVTKKLLILDVNGLLADIVSYVSAGYQANIVVSGKSVFKRPFCDDFLRFCFEKFDVGVWSSRTKRNVNPLIDFLFGDSRHKLLFCWDQSHCTDTGFTTVENRSKPLFLKELKKIWEYLESTLQLNKGEYDESNTLLLDDSPYKALCNPVHTAIFPPSYGYRDLADSSLGPEGDLRVYLERLAEAENVQEYVAQHPFGQRAITESDPSWGFYSRIASADSCQSQNVASTSVTCQP, from the exons ATGGCGCTCGATCATGATTCTGCTGAGGGAGATCATTTGATGAATGTAGAGAGAGATAAATGCTTAGAGGATACAATCAACAACAATGCTTCTGAAGCAGTTTTCTCCGAGCAAGAGGGGGCGCTTCCGATTAAGAACATTGCTTTGCATTCAGTTCTCGCAAAGGCCATATTGAAATAttcaagaaagaagaggaagagggcTAAGAAAACTTCATCCTTACTTAAAGATACATCAATCGTAAATAATACTTTTCATTCGGTTCTCACAAAGCGCAAATGTAATGTGCTActgaaatattcaagaaatagGAGAAAGAAAAGTTCATCCTTTGTATATCACAGGAAGATGATAGAGTCACATGATTCCTCACAACATTGTGCGGAACCCATGGTGGTGGCAGGTCAAACTTCGTTGGATCAGTCAAATGAAGTTCGCTCCTTccatgtcatggaaaataacgTAGAAAGAGTACAAGTTGTTGAGCATGCTGCACCAGTGCAGGTTGCGGCAAATGTTTTGGTTGAGATGTCCTCTGACTGTTCACCGGGTGACTTTGCATGTGAGGAAAGTAAGATCACTGAGATAAGGAACAGTGTTGATGTGGAAGCTTCTGTCAAGGAGGTGAAGATTCCACAAGCCTGTGCACTGGAACGACCTCACATTGGACGTGTCACTAAAAAGCTCCTTATCCTTGATGTTAACGGACTTCTAGCTGATATTGTTTCATATGTTTCTGCTGGATATCAGGCTAATATAGTAGTCTCTGGGAAGTCAG TTTTCAAAAGGCCCTTCTGTGATGATTTTCTGAGGTTTTGCTTTGAGAAATTTGATGTTGGTGTTTGGTCATCAAGAACCAA GAGAAATGTGAACCCGCTGATTGATTTTCTCTTTGGTGATTCAAGGCATAAGTTGCTTTTCTGTTGG GATCAATCTCACTGCACTGATACAGGATTCACCACAGTCGAGAATAGGAGCAAACCCCTGTTTTTGaaggaactaaaaaaaatatgggagTATCTTGAGTCTACTCTTCAATTGAATAAAGGAGAATATGATGAATCAAATACGTTATTGTTGGATGATTCACCATACAAGGCTCTATGCAATCCA GTGCACACTGCTATATTTCCTCCTTCATATGGGTACAGGGACTTAGCAGATTCTTCATTAG GACCAGAAGGTGATCTTCGGGTATATCTGGAGCGATTAGCTGAGGCTGAAAACGTCCAAGAATATGTCGCACAACATCCATTTGGTCAACGAGCTATTACAGAATCGGATCCATCCTGGGGTTTCTATAGCAGGATTGCAAGTGCCGATTCATGTCAATCCCAGAATGTTGCCAGCACCTCCGTCACTTGTCAGCCATGA
- the LOC118033403 gene encoding protein SPIRAL1-like 3: protein MGRGVSSGGGQSSLGYLFGGGEAPAPPVPKPTNTNAETPQSSRLPVANEPAEVSKQIPAGVPAKPNTTNNYFRADGQNCGNFLTDRPTTKVHAAPGGGSSLDFLFGGAGAGAGAGAGGAGGGK from the exons ATGGGACGTGGAGTGAGCAGCGGCGGAGGACAGAGTTCTTTGGGCTACCTTTTTGGAGGTGGAGAGGCTCCTGCTCCTCCAGTTCCAAAGCCCACCAATACCAATGCTGAGACTCCTCAGAGCAGCCGCCTCCCTGTAGCCAATGAGCCTGCAGAGGTCAGCAAGCAGATTCCAGCTGGTGTTCCTGCAAAACCCAACACCACTAATAACTATTTCCGTGCTGATGGGCAGAACTGTGGCAACTTTCTCACG GACCGCCCAACAACAAAGGTGCATGCAGCTCCTGGCGGTGGATCTTCACTGGACTTCCTGTTTGGTGGTGCTGGTGcaggtgctggtgctggtgctggtggtgctggtggtgggAAATGA